The nucleotide sequence GTGtgtactgagcatgtgtgaactgagatttttttcagaggttGACAACTTGGGCCAAATTTTCACAGTAACAGCAAAAGGTACATACCAACCCTGGCCCAAAGGCCacaccctgccaaatttcaagtccctggtcCAAACATGGGGATGCtacagcttctcaaagaaaaggacaacagaattttttttaatattgcaaaaCAACGTATTTTCCCCTAACCTCAGTTTCATAAGCAGTTAAATCATTTTGGCTGAAACCTCtttcccccgccccaaaaaagaaagaaagaaaaaagaaaaaccaagaaACCAGCTTGAGGTAGACACCtcatatggaaaatttcaaaccaaacaaataaaaggctggcaaagttataagcaactgcaaACAGATTCCtacaatgggaagtgttgggcaaccttaatgtTAGGCAGTGCTACTAGCCTCGCCCGGCATATAGCATGAGCAGTATATTGCTCATTATTTTCATTAAGACTAGTAGAAACAAATAAAACCATTTCTTCTCCctgtttccccccacctcccccccaagACTCTTCTACTGCAGCCACAAaaccaaaatgattaaatgtGATCATTAAACGCTTTATCAGTCTAAAAGTTTGATTCTGTAACCTCGTTCTTGTAAAGTTATTAAAGAATGTGTGGAtcaaaagtattttatttaaaactaattttagcCTTGTGATCTAGATAGCTAAGTGTAGAATAAACCCATACTCTTTCAGTTTATTACATCAGCTGTTCCCTTTCAATAAGAGCACTTGAGCTATTACTTCCAGCCCATTGGTTAGGCTTTTCCTATCACCATTGTGAACTAAATTATTAACGCGACTGGACATtaaatgtttgtgtttaaaatcagtCATGGTTATAATAGATTTATAGGGACAGTAGGCAGAGTAAGcagtaaatggtttatttattgttattttgcCTTCCTAGCAGTAATAGGAAACTAAATTTGCTTGTGATACAAAGTGTCAGTTTAGTAAACAATGTTACTCTTTAACACACATTAAATATGAAACTCAGATTTAGTTAATCTCTTAATCATCTACATGTCAAAAATGGTTGATTGTCTCTTGAAGATTAGCAGCTTTATAGTTTgaataattcaatttttaaatgttgggTGTAATTATCTACTGATTTTTACATAGAAAATGTCTATAAATTCAGTTTGCTTGATACAGTGATATCCAAGCATCTAAATATCAATCAGGATTTTTTGTATATGAAGAGAGAGGAAGGTCAACAGTTTAAATAAACTGTCCAATGATATTAAAGCGATaagcaattttctctctctttttttaaatcaagtcttTACTGTGGAATACCAGTTAATGAATAATAGATTATTTAATCTCTgatgtttccattataaatcatCACAACCTGTGTGTTCTCTGGGACAAACTAGAAAATGAAACTGCAGTCTTATCCTAATAAAATTGAGTATTTTATTAGAATTTTTCTGTGTCAAACATTCTGCAAAATAAGTAATATCCTAAAATATTAAGTGTGTTACTCTTCTACCAACCTCTAAGAAGGCTTTAAAACAAAGGGATTAAATTCACAGCCGGTTTAAGCAAGTTCAactccattgatatcagtggactTGCACTCATTCATGCGAATAAAAAACCTGTTGTTCAGGCTCCAAGCTGTAGTGGCTGAGGCTCCCTCATATGCCACAGTACTGACCTGTTGTCCAGTCCTgcacttatgcatgtgaatagtcccattcacATTACTGTAAGTGGTGTGTATAAGTGTTCGCAGAATGAGGCTCCAATTGGCTAAGAGAGTGGAGCATCTCTTCTGCTCACTGGGAATCTGGCAGTCTAATGGGAGATCCAAGTCCATAGTCAATGTCAAATCCAAAATTCTGGCTCATGCTGATCATTGGCAAAGTCATTCGTTACCAAAACCAGCACCCTGTGTGCTCTGATCAGGGATGAAGTACCAGACCATGACTCTTATCACCAGTAGTAACAGTCTTTGGGCAATAGCATGGGTGTCCTGTGCCCTGCTGTCAGGTTGGTAGAGAAGAGTATGGTCCTCCTTTGAAACCCTGCACAAGGCTGGTTTACTAGGACTTTGAACAGGTATCCAAGATTTTTTCCTCAATGTATGAAACTTTGGTTAGAGAAGCTGTAGTGACATTACTACACATTTGCCATTCACAACATTgcagtttttattattattttgtttctaGGACCAGGGCCCACttgtgtttggtgctgtacaaatatatagaaaCACATGGCTCCTTCCCTGAGGAGCTAATAGCCATTAAGATGGTGAAGGGTGTGAGAGAATGATACAACCAAAATATGGACAGTTCTTACATACCTGTTTTAACATGGTGAGGTGTCTTAAAATACAGCAGCACAAACTTCAGTTTCAACTAAAGTTCATGCCAAAACTTGGGCCTCCCATTTAGCAGTTTAAAGCATTGGTTGTGCACCAGACTTAGAAGAGAGAGAAACTCTATCCTGGTTTTTTATTTGAAAGTCTTTGCACAAAACatattaaatgcatttttaactTGTGACTAAACAGACCCTGATCCAtttcttttcttattattttaagGTAATTTTGTGAAAACAGTTTTGCAACCTGCTCttgttttaattgaaaataaagCTGATGCTCTGATTCTAGAAGAAGGGGCGGACAGTGTTGTTTCCCAGTCTTCCAAAGCAACAGCTGAAATAGATGGTACTGTTGTAAACCTCGGTGCAGTGAAGGAGCCTCCTGGGAAATGGCAATCTAATATGCACAAAACGCTGGAAAATGGAACACGGCAACAGAACGAAAATCCTGATCTTTCCTTTCTAGTTGTGAATGATAAGGAGGGAGGCAAGCAACTTGTCGTCGATCTGGGTAAATATAAAAATTAGTTACTGACAGaattctgagccaaattctgccatcagatGCATGCACAGAAAATGCGTCCTGCGGGAAGGAGGCATTTGCATGCACATCTTAAGTAAGAATTCAGCTCCATATTATGTGTATTTTATTCCTGTTAAGGTTGTGTACTGGAATGCAACAAAGGTTAAGTAACCAGAGATGATTTATGCTTTGATCCCAGCACTATTTGCACAGTGTTTTGCTTAATGTACAGTAATATAATTAAGTACTGAACATACAACAAAATGCAGGATGCAATtcaataaaaatcaaacaaattatCTTAAAAGCTGTATTTTAAATTTGGCCTTAAATATTGACATGCTTGTGGAACTTTTAATATTACTTGAGGTTCCATAATGTTGTTCCACAGTAAATAAAAACTCTGTCCCTTGGAGACTTCAGTTTATCTTGAGGATCTATCACCCCTTGATGATAAGGGGGACAATAGTTGCACGGGGTCATTGGTTCAGTTAAATGGCAAGTGGCTTGATCACAAAGATGGGGACTAGAGAGGCAGTCTGTTTGATAGTTGTGTATTTAAGATTTGTCACAGACTACCTAAAGCAAGGGATGGGTACTCCTTTTTAATGGTGTGTATAAGTATAAGGAATGTATGATTCCGAACATCTTCTAGAGATAATTGAAAGTTAAGGCCTAATCCATTTGAACCTATTGAATAGAAACTGCAGAATCCATAATCCAGGTAATTTTAGGAAGCAAACAAGGTGCTGCATTTTGAATGGTCTAGAAAATTCATGTGAATAAAATCAAATAATGATCAACAAGAAATGCCTTGTTCAAATATATTCACAGTCAATGGCATACATGTAGCTTGTTAATTGCCCTACCCCCAAAAAAGTGAAGATCTGTGTGTAATTCCTGTATACTGAGCAGaattttttctcttaaaaaatacaaattcaaAGTAATTGGAAAGCACGGACAGGTCTACAATGACTTCTTTTACCACAGTTTTCATTTTGGCTTCTGAATTGCTTTACTATGTTATCTTTCACTATGAAGTTTTGGAAGACTGGCTTATTGGTAACaatcttggggtttttttacatatTAGTAGGTGGCTCAGCTGAGTACAGTGACACAGTAATACAGTGTTCTGGACACATCTATTTTTGTATTTGCCACAGAAAAGTTATTTTGTAACTACTCTCAGCAGTGTTCTTCCTTGAATAGCAGGTACCTAACTTCCAAGACTTCGCTTGCACTGTTATGTTGGTTCCCCAAAAAGAGAGTAACAAAGTGCTCTGCAACAGAAGAACTGTGACTGTAACTAATAACAGTAACTCCTGCAGAGACTAGTGAATAAAAAATAAGGTGGGAGGGTGCAGTTATGCAGCACACTAAGCTGATAATGTGTGGGTTTGTTACTTCCGTTTTTGGTTTTAGTTCACAGTTAGCTAGAACATGGTGGGCTTACCAccctaaattaaaaaatgatTGGTAGACAGAGACCAAGAACAAATTGGAGCAGGATATTGCAAGACAAAATTGGGATGCAATATATCAGTCATGCCAATGCTCTTAGTCCTTAAACTTTCATGAGAACTAAATTCAGCTTTAGAATTAAacaattcccccccacacacacacacacgcaaagtCTCGAGCAGAATTGCTCATACTTGCCAACCCATATTTGTTTTGGGATTGTGATGCGAACTGCATTTTTCTGACTACCACTCTTGTTGTTGAAGTGCAACTATGATGTAGTCACACTGACACACAGAGAATAGGAAACTGATAAATTGCCAAACCATGTTTACAAAGTAAAATAGTTACATGATTTTTCATGCTAGGAAAAAGAACAATTAGACTGGAGAATGATTTGCAGAGATTTTGAAATAGTACCAAATAACTAGTATTTACTTAAAATGTCTGTACAGCAGTTTTGAGTGATTGTCCTCATAGTTGAATATTATGGATAAAAATATATGGCTGCATGATTCATTCTTATCCTGCTATATAACTCCTACTGTGAGAAATGAACTGGGATAAATATAACCATTTGTGTTTACTCctttaaatgcttttttctcAGACACCCAAATATAGTGTATAAACAATACATATGAGAGAACCTAGCCAACTGTAAATACATTAtgaaacctctctctctccctgcaggagtTTATACAAAGAATAGAAATTTCCGGCTCTATAAGTCATCAAAAGCAGGAAAGCATATGACTTTGAAAATAGCTGAAGATAACAAGTTTGTTCCTAAACCCAAAAAGAATATCTCTGTTGAGGAGCaatatttcctttcctctttGGTTTGCAATGTTCGGTAACAGTTTAATTACAGTGCTATGTAAAGTACTTTAAATTGTAGACTTCAGTAATATTTATAATTGCTGTAGCAGCAACCACTACTGTTGTGGGGGCTGACATTCCACTGAGACTGATGCATTCTATTCTAGGGAAGTTCAGCCATTGGTTTCAGCAGATAAATTTTTCTGATGGTTATTCCTTGAAGCAAAGGTTTGTCAGAAATCCAATCTGCTGCACCTACCTTTAAATGTGCAATAAATTCAGAGAACTTGTGCCATTTGTGATGGTTTCTGAACTGcactctgtgcgtgtgtgtgtatggggagggaggttgtgtgtgtttgtttgttttttttaatttttgtttgagaCGAAGAATTTGACTTGTTCAAGGTTATTCAGCTGAGAAGTGCTACATTTCTATCACTGTAAATTAGATAGGACTCTGAAATGGACCAAAATCCAAAACTGCCCTCACCGAACCATTTAAGAGAGAATAACTCCAATCTAGACACAGAAGAAAGTGAAAAGCATTATTTTCTGTGTAAACTTTAGTGAGCAACAGCAGTTTTCCTTAGTGCTGCACAAATATATGCAACACAATTTATTATCAAAAGAGGCTGCAATCTAAGGACCTAATCCTGAAATGTACTGAGTGTTTTTTTGGGAGATGAGAGGCAACCAAAATTGCTCATGACTTcagtactcagcacctcacaggattgagcCACAGTTGAGCTGCATTTATTATGGAGTTTTGATtgtaaatatctttttaaagatgCATATTACATTCAACATTCCTGTAAATCTTTGGTTGTCATGGGCCTCAAttaagcacctgtcagggatggtctagaatggataatacttagtcctgccttgagtgcaggggactggactagatgacctctcgaggtcccttccagttctgagattctaagcatgtgcctaaataccttgctCAATTGAGGCCTATATCCTAtagtataattaaaaaaaaaccaaaccagacttcagtggagtcattccTGAGTAAGGACAAGAAATCATCTATTGTAGAATTTGCCCCATATGATGGTTTGTTTTCATGCCAgaaacacagcaaagaaaaaacatAGTTCTTTGCAAATTATTAGTCTAAAAGGGTAAAGTGCAAGACTACTAAAAGCCATCCAAAAGTAAACAATACTTTGCAAGGACACACATATATAGCAAATAGGGCTAGAAGTAGTGCAGAGGATCCTGGGTTGGGTGAGGGTAGATCTTTCTGCCTCTGCTGTGGAAGAAGGAAactctgccctctgctggaataTGTCAGAGGAAACTTTAAGTTAAAATGAATCCTTTATGTCTGAACAAGAAATAAAGGGGCCATACGAATGGGAAAATGAAGTATGGTATGTCCAGAAATCTGAGTTATGACTTACTTTTCCCACTGTCTGTCTCCATCAGGTTCTCAGAAATTGAAAGAGCCCTAACTTGTGACATcccagaagggaagaaaaaaatgtttaaacaaacaGACAGAGTTTCCAGTAGCACTTCAGGTACTTCATAACAATCTTTTGAATATGTGATTTTACTGAATAGAAAAATTTATCTTAAGTGTTTGCGTCATTAATTTGCTATATGTATTACAGTGCACCTGATCTAATTATGGACTATATCTCAAATTGTATATCTGATAAACTGTATCCTCGTTGGGCTGTTGTTCTTATACATCAGTGGAAACTTTCTGCTGCAGCTTATTTAGGCAATATCCTTTAGCTGAGTCCTGCAGAGGATATGCCCTTCATTTCCCAGGGAAACTGCCTAACTAATTACTCATGCACTAGTAAATTGGGAGCATGCAGGAGtgtctctctttccctgttctacAGACCCTTCCAGAGTAAGTTACATGAGCAGCAACTTGGGTGTTTTATATTCAGGATATGGAGTAAAGCTTGAAATTAATAAAGGATCAGAGTGTGCTAACCTAATTGATCCTGCATAATACCGATACTCCACgaaagccccattgaaatcaatagggctaTTTGTAGTGGAAACTAGTATTCAATACAAGTCAGAATCTAGTCCACAGTGTAGAGTTTTCTTGTCCCCAGGAATAGTAAGCATTGACCAATCTCCATAGTATAAGAGCATGTGCTAATTGTTAATTGTAACCTGCCTTTCCCAAAAGTAGGGATCTGGCTCCAGACTTCCTGAGCAAGGGCAACTTTTTCTATAACGAAAAATGCTTTCCAAGATGTATACCAGTTAGACACTGAGCCCAGTCCTGCTTTATTGATGGTAATGGGACTAGGAGTAGGTCCTTAATGGCTAGTGAGATTCAAGTACACTTATTTTTATTCTGAGTTTGTATAATCTGTAACAGTAACTTGTGTTTTTAAACAGATCCCATAGAAGGATATCAATATTCACCTTATCCAGAAATTGATTGTTTTGTCCTTTCTTTAGTTAACAAAGATGATGCTCATGGAGGTAAGGACCATCAccatcacttttttattttttaaagagagtcAGACATATATTCTCAAGatgttataaattatttttaaaaagggtactTAATTTTCCAGGGATACGACGATGGAATTATTTTTCCTTGGAAGAACTCCTTGTTTATGACATATCCAGATATCGCTGGTGTAAAAATATTGGAAGAGCCCACAAAAGTAATAACATAATGTATGTTCTTTAAGTATGTTTTATTTAATAGGCACTTTTACTTTGAAAGGCTTCAAATTAACCTTTTAATAAGGAATTTTTCATTATACAACTAGAATATCCAGGAATGCttgaacagaaaactgttcaggGAAGGGAGagtgtttttacagcacctaatACAACAAGGTCCCAACCCTATTCTGCTATTCACTGGAAATGGAAGGAATTTTTTGAGTTTACTCTTTAGCTGAACATACGTTTATACCTGTTTATGGAGTTAATTCCAATGGCAGAGGATAATGGGAGGTACtgacctcagtggggtcagaatttcactcaAAATGTTTAGTTAATCTTACTTAGTCTCTCTCATTAATATTCAGTTTACAAATTCTAAATGTAACTTGTCATTTGGCTGTTAATTTCTCTTCAGGGTAAAATTGAAAATCAGTCTCCTCTAGATTGTGAGAATAACCAAAtgcatgctgctttttttttttttttaaaaggactctttccaattgtatcctatttttaaatgtatttcaaaaGAATGAATATTAGATTGTTTTTAACAGCAAGAGATGTACAATATTCTATTCAACCTCAGCTAAAATGGTATAGTATTACCAAATTATGTGGTAAGATTTGTCCCATACTGCAAATCCAGGTTATGCAATTCTGTTAAGTACCAGAGCTTGTACAAGTGCTTTAGTTAAACTCACTGCAGAAGGGAGGGTTTTAACTCATATTTTGTAACTATCTTATACAAATCAATGTCTTTTAACAGTCTTATTTTCCATCTTTGTTCAGACTTAATGAAAGTGAGGTACAATTATCTTCAGCCTACAACACCGTGGCTTTAAAACATACCAAAAACCTGTACATTTAAGATGCACACTCTTAATGTATATTTtacagtatttcctttttttttttacattgcatATTATATGTAATTTCAGTTGTAAACGGGCCAGAGTGCACGTACAAAGACTGTTTTAGAAACAGAGGAAAGGCACAGTGTCTTCACTccctgtgtgaaatcctggcctgatGTGTATAATGTAGCTAATGCTGTTTAAGTGCTAGCCAACACTTGCATCTGTATTTTAAGGATTCTGGTAGATCTAAAAAAAGAAGTTTACTATCAAAAATGTTATGACCCTGTCTGCAGAGCTAAAAACTTCAAATCAGAAAGTAAGTATGTTTTCAATAAAATTACACGTAACCATTTCAGAAACATtaactttaaacaaaatataaacacactGTATTTGATTTAGGTATTCCATTACCCCCTGAGATATGcctcccttttcttttcaaagaGGTATGTATTTTTTGTTCCTTTCCCTCTTCCACATCcccacaagaaaaaacaaaaactgtgaaAAGACTTTAATGGTAACTCAAGTGTGTTCCAAACTGTTGTCTCGGGTAGCTCTTTAAAAATCTTGCCTACGCTAAGGGACTGATTGATTGTGCAATCTTTACTCACTTGTCAGTAGTTCAGTGGATGGCAATTGGACTCATCAAGTGTCGTGACTGCATAATTGGGCCCTAAATATTTCAGAATTCTCCTGCTAGTACTCCTACCACCAAGGGAAGTGTTAATATAGACTGACTGTAGTCTAGGTGAGATATTGGTAACCTTGCCTAAGGCAAATCTCTTCCTTGTGCACAAGATCTTTTAATCTCTCTGACTATATCTACACCATCTAACTGATCAATACAGGAGTGTCACCTTTAAACTTCATGGAGGATTCAAAGAATACAttccattttccatttttctgatgCTTAGGCAAATACAAGTCAGACTTCAACCAGTGTTTGCAACACACAAAATGATGGTAGCATAGTTAATACATAGTCAATTGTAAATCCTAATGTCTTAGCATTAGTGGTTTAATATGCTGAAACAACTGATTCACACTTTTAAAAACGGAATTTAAATGATAGTCATGGACTTTGAAGAGTGAAGTTAATCTTCATTTAGAAAATCCTTTCATGTAGTGTagtaaagcaataaaaaaaagtttaatgtaAATATTCAACCTTTGTAGAGAAGACTATTGGCCAAGCAATCCCTATCTTGAGCTTTATAAATAACAGCTTTTCAATAGCTCGCATTACCTTTCAACCAAACTTTTCATGGTTTATTGATGGGTGTACTGCAAGTTTATGAAGTCCTATCTGAAGCAGAACTGATTTTTCCTAATTCGGTGTAACTTACCAACAAATTCTTAGTAAGTGAATCATTActatttaaagcagtggttcttggcccaatcagcacacagctacgGCTCATGTGACATCCGCAGGGCCAtacaagttgtgtgtgtgtctctcccctAGTTCTGCTTGGAAAATATTACAATTGGGCGTGTAACTTCTTTAGATTGGTTGCACCCTTTCAATAATgatcttttctttttgaaacagcACATATCCATAAAATGTGTTA is from Chelonia mydas isolate rCheMyd1 chromosome 4, rCheMyd1.pri.v2, whole genome shotgun sequence and encodes:
- the PRIMPOL gene encoding DNA-directed primase/polymerase protein isoform X4, which encodes MSFLRTGQMKRKWEERLKNVDELASRYKRKPLCPVYRPQLSKPWQPCSVWNLFHRQSQAFNYAKTCKEDVHVFALETNKEDGQRYYLVTTYTELWFYYNKEQKTSLMHCYEVIPEKAVCKLYFDLEFYKPVNPGADGKQMIAKLIELFSKKLEELYGVKCSAEDVLNLDSSTDEKFSHHLIFLLPKTAFQDNINVGNFVKTVLQPALVLIENKADALILEEGADSVVSQSSKATAEIDGTVVNLGAVKEPPGKWQSNMHKTLENGTRQQNENPDLSFLVVNDKEGGKQLVVDLGVYTKNRNFRLYKSSKAGKHMTLKIAEDNKFVPKPKKNISVEEQYFLSSLVCNVRFSEIERALTCDIPEGKKKMFKQTDRVSSSTSDPIEGYQYSPYPEIDCFVLSLVNKDDAHGGIRRWNYFSLEELLVYDISRYRWCKNIGRAHKSNNIMILVDLKKEVYYQKCYDPVCRAKNFKSESKYVFNKITRNHFRNINFKQNINTLYLI
- the PRIMPOL gene encoding DNA-directed primase/polymerase protein isoform X3; amino-acid sequence: MSFLRTGQMKRKWEERLKNVDELASRYKRKPLCPVYRPQLSKPWQPCSVWNLFHRQSQAFNYAKTCKEDVHVFALETNKEDGQRYYLVTTYTELWFYYNKEQKTSLMHCYEVIPEKAVCKLYFDLEFYKPVNPGADGKQMIAKLIELFSKKLEELYGVKCSAEDVLNLDSSTDEKFSHHLIFLLPKTAFQDNINVGNFVKTVLQPALVLIENKADALILEEGADSVVSQSSKATAEIDGTVVNLGAVKEPPGKWQSNMHKTLENGTRQQNENPDLSFLVVNDKEGGKQLVVDLGVYTKNRNFRLYKSSKAGKHMTLKIAEDNKFVPKPKKNISVEEQYFLSSLVCNVRFSEIERALTCDIPEGKKKMFKQTDRVSSSTSDPIEGYQYSPYPEIDCFVLSLVNKDDAHGGIRRWNYFSLEELLVYDISRYRWCKNIGRAHKSNNIMILVDLKKEVYYQKCYDPVCRAKNFKSESIPLPPEICLPFLFKEVCIFCSFPSSTSPQEKTKTVKRL
- the PRIMPOL gene encoding DNA-directed primase/polymerase protein isoform X5; this encodes MQKPVRSKEQKTSLMHCYEVIPEKAVCKLYFDLEFYKPVNPGADGKQMIAKLIELFSKKLEELYGVKCSAEDVLNLDSSTDEKFSHHLIFLLPKTAFQDNINVGNFVKTVLQPALVLIENKADALILEEGADSVVSQSSKATAEIDGTVVNLGAVKEPPGKWQSNMHKTLENGTRQQNENPDLSFLVVNDKEGGKQLVVDLGVYTKNRNFRLYKSSKAGKHMTLKIAEDNKFVPKPKKNISVEEQYFLSSLVCNVRFSEIERALTCDIPEGKKKMFKQTDRVSSSTSDPIEGYQYSPYPEIDCFVLSLVNKDDAHGGIRRWNYFSLEELLVYDISRYRWCKNIGRAHKSNNIMILVDLKKEVYYQKCYDPVCRAKNFKSESIPLPPEICLPFLFKEEEYVLFMDESGNIEEKPNLTDLSESTSLRIHQENKKSPDKLCSNTEWDNVTDDVYFLEAIEDAELAEVADNSLTTWNCDLEEIPDELLIEVLRKQEVCGNKTYN